From Lewinellaceae bacterium:
GCCGCTTTGCCGTCTCTGTCGTCGTCCGGCTGGTAGAACAGCCAGTCGCCGAAGTGGAAGCCCTCATTCCAGAGGAAGCTGTCTCCGGCCTGATCCGCCATGTAGCCCACCCATCCTTTCATGCTCTCGTACTGCTGTTCCAGGAAACGTTTATCGCCATAGGCCAGGTAGAGGTTCCAGGGGATGATGGTGGCGGCGTCGGCCCAGCCGGCGGAGGCATAAGCGTTCTTCCCCAGCACATGAGGAACAACATAGGGTATAGCCCCGTCCTCCCGCTGGTCGGCGGCCACATCGCCCAGCCACTTGAGAAAGAAAGCGGCCACGTCGTAGTTGAAAGCGGCGGTGGAGGAGAATGCCTGGGCGTCGCCCGTCCAGCCCATGCGCTCGTCGCGCTGCGGGCAGTCGGTAGGCACGTCGAGGAAGTTGCCCTTCTGCCCCCACTGGATGTTGTGCTGCAACTGGTTGATCAGCGGATCGGAACACTCGAAGCTGCCCGCCTTTTCCATATCGGAGTGGATGACGATGCCGGTTACCGACTCCGGCGCCAGCTCGCCCGGCCAGTTTTCTACCTTGACATAGCGGAAGCCCATGAAGGTGAAGTGGGGCTCGTACACTTCCTCTCCACCGCCCTTCAGCGTATACTCCAGGCGGGCTTGGGCAGAGCGCAAATTGTCTGTATAAAAATTGCCTTCCTTGTCGAGCACCTCGGCATGGTACACCTTTACTGTATGCCCGGCCGGCCCTTTGAGGCGCAGCCGCACCCAGCCGACCATGTTCTGGCCGAAGTCGATAACCTGCTCGCCCCTGGGGGTGGTAAATATTTTCTTCGGTTGCAGCTCCTGTATTTTGCGCACCGGGGCGCCGATGCTGGTTATGATATTGTCCTTTGGGTAATCGGCCACCCTTGCCGGCTTCCAATCGCCGGCATCGAAGGCAGGCGCTGCCCATCCGCCCTGCTCCTGGCGGGCGTCATACACTTCCCCGTTGTAGATGTCCGATTCGAGCACCGGGCCGGCAGCGGCGCGCCATTCGCCGTCGCTGGTTATGACTTCCTTTTGGCCATTGGCGTATTCGATCTCGATCTGCAGCAACAACGCCAGCTCGCTGCCGTAGCGGTTGCGCTGAAAGCTCCAGCCGATGGTGCCTCGGTACCAGCCGTCGCCCAGGAGGGCGCCAACGGCGTTGCGGCCTTCCTGCAACTGGCTGGCGATGTCGTAAGTTTGGTATTGGAGGCGCTCGTTATAGCTCGTCCAGCCCGGCGTAAAAACCTGATCGCCGATCTTCTCGCCGTTGAGGTAGGCCTGATACAGGCCCCGGGAGGCGATGTAGGCCCGGGCGCGGGCCACCTTGCCGCGGGCCTCGAACGTGCGGCGCAGCATGGGCGCGGGCTGGGAAACAGAAACGTTCTCTTTCCAGGGAGTGGTGATCCACTGTGCCTGCCAGCCGTCCGGGCCGCCCAGGCCCATCTCCCACCAGGCCGGCGCACTCCAGGCGGAGGAACGCCCCTGCCCGTCCCAGGCGCGGACCTGCCAGTAGTAGCGCTTCCCGGGTTCGAGCAATGGCCCGCCGTAGGGGACGTACAAGGACTGCCCGGAGGATACTTTTCCGCTGTCCCAGATCAGCCGGCGCCCGCGTTCTAATTGCTCCGGGGTTTCCGCCACCCTCAGTTGGTAGGCGGCCTGCATGACGTTGCGCTCCTCCGACTGCAATTGCCAGCTCAGGCGGGGGCGTTGGGCTTCAATGCCGAGGGGGTTGGCGCGGTGTTCGCAGGTGAGGTTCATCACTTTTAAAGATTGGGAAAAGGCAGGGATGGAAAGGAGCATTCCAAGTAGTAAAAGAAGGGGGTATTTCATGTTTAGATAGTTTTTCTTTGGAGATGCCGGTGGCGGAATGTTCTATTTCAAATGCAATTTGAGCTAAAGTTGGTGTCATTAAAACTACGTTCCAAATCATCCGAAATGCTCAATAACTCTACATAATGGCTCCAGGTCAATTTTCCAGACACTGTCTGGAATTTTTGATACTTCAAATAAAATTGCCTCATCTGGTATAGGTTACTTCTACTGAAACCTTTCCCAAATTGTATCTTTAAGCCCTTCGCCAACTGGATTAATAATTCTTTGCCATATTCCGCCTTCATCTTTCCAGCCTGCTCAAATTCTACGATGTGTTGGCCGATTGTCCAGTAAGTTTGTAAGGCACGAGGAAAGAATAAAGTGTTCAATTATGGCGCAGTAATTTTTGTGCCAGGCAAGGCGCGAAGAATGAGGATAGCCAAAGCTACCTGAGTGATGAGCAACGCAGCATGGCGCAAAAAGCACAAGCCAGAATGGACAGTTTATTCTTTCGTCGTGCCTAATATCTCTTGGTTAACCAGAGTAACCGCCTGTGTTTTATGGTAGGCGTATGTTTGTCCAATTTTACCTAAAAGGGTTTTATATTTCTTGTTCTTTTCAAGGTTTTGTCCCATAGTAATTGAATGTTTTTTATTTGTATTAAAACGCTCATTTTTTGCATGCACTTTTGTTCTTTAGTACTCTAATGACCACCAACATTTGTATGTACACATCCCTTTTTATATCTGCTTGATCTTCGAGAATTAAGTATTCTTCAATAGTGAAAGTGTCTAACTTTTTTTCTGCCATTCCCTATATTTTACTGTGTTATTGTTATCTAAAGTTAAGTAATCCCCGGCCCATTATCAACTCCCTCGCCTTAACGCGCCAAATTTTCTAACCGTCCCGTTTTAAAACGGGATTAAATTAAAAGTGGCTTACAAAGGGCTGCTAAGTAGCCGCACTTTTTCATTTTGCATTCAGCATTTTGCGGTTTATCCACAGAGAATGCAACAGATCTTCCCTACCCCTCCAGCCACCGCCGCGCATTCACAAACGCCCCGATCCAGGGCGAAATCTCATCCTGCCTGTCTTTGGGGTAAAACGCCCAGTTCCACGGAAACATAGAGCGCTCGATGTGCGGCATCAGCACCAGGTGGCGGCCGTCGGCGCTGGCCATCATGGCGGTGTTGTAGTCGCTGCCGTTGGGGTTGGCAGGGTAGCCGGCGTAGCCGTATTGGGCCACGATGTTGTACTGATTTTCAGGCAGAGGCATCTCAAATTTGCCTTCGCCGTGAGAAATCCACACGCCCAGGGTACAACCGCTCAGGCTGGAGAGCATCACCGAGTTGTTGTCCAGTACCTTTACTGAGGTGAAGCCGCTTTCGTGCTTGTGCGAATCGTTGAAGCCCAT
This genomic window contains:
- a CDS encoding family 78 glycoside hydrolase catalytic domain, with protein sequence MKYPLLLLLGMLLSIPAFSQSLKVMNLTCEHRANPLGIEAQRPRLSWQLQSEERNVMQAAYQLRVAETPEQLERGRRLIWDSGKVSSGQSLYVPYGGPLLEPGKRYYWQVRAWDGQGRSSAWSAPAWWEMGLGGPDGWQAQWITTPWKENVSVSQPAPMLRRTFEARGKVARARAYIASRGLYQAYLNGEKIGDQVFTPGWTSYNERLQYQTYDIASQLQEGRNAVGALLGDGWYRGTIGWSFQRNRYGSELALLLQIEIEYANGQKEVITSDGEWRAAAGPVLESDIYNGEVYDARQEQGGWAAPAFDAGDWKPARVADYPKDNIITSIGAPVRKIQELQPKKIFTTPRGEQVIDFGQNMVGWVRLRLKGPAGHTVKVYHAEVLDKEGNFYTDNLRSAQARLEYTLKGGGEEVYEPHFTFMGFRYVKVENWPGELAPESVTGIVIHSDMEKAGSFECSDPLINQLQHNIQWGQKGNFLDVPTDCPQRDERMGWTGDAQAFSSTAAFNYDVAAFFLKWLGDVAADQREDGAIPYVVPHVLGKNAYASAGWADAATIIPWNLYLAYGDKRFLEQQYESMKGWVGYMADQAGDSFLWNEGFHFGDWLFYQPDDDRDGKAAVTDKYLIAQCFFAHSTDILRRSAAVLGKQEDEAYYANLLANIKEAFRREYMTPSGRLVSGTQTAYVLALAFDMLPENLRQQAAARLAENVRRYGHITTGFLGTPHICDMLSEYGYTDLAYQLLFRKEYPSWLYPVTRGATTIWERWDGIKPDSTFQNVGMNSFNHYAYGAIGDWLYRRVAGIAIDPAHPGYKHILIQPEPTDSLSFARATHESPYGTIRSGWERDGGMMKIEMAIPPNTRATVRLPGAELDEVRLDGASLKEGDGVLKMRQDGEDTVVEVGSGAYGFAYGIQTE